The DNA segment ACACGGAATAGAACGGCATAGCTGTAACGACCTTGTAAGGTCGGCATTCATTAAAACTTAAGTCCAGTCATACACCGGACTTTTGTTTTTGAAGCTGCCTGTTGCATgatcattaaaaagaaaataagcggtgaaatatttaaaattggttatgatgaatatattaattattacacaaGCATATTGTAAtggaaatctttaaaaaaaattgaaaaaaagaaatatttataaatattaaacagacagaattaaaaaaaaataagcttgtATACTGAAATCTAAGTAAATGTTTCTACTTATTGTATAGAATTACAACAGTGGCGCTACCTTGCGGAAAAGCGCATATTTAACAAAGACCCGTTATAAAGACATAAAACCACAACATTCATTTGTTTCACAAGAATTCCGCTAGATGGCACTAGTTGTTTAAAACTAGAGTACAAGAAAAAcaactttttaacaaatttgCATACACGCAAAAATATCTGAAAAAAGGCAATAATTTAGAACTTATGAGGTTTTCAGTTTCATATCCATCTATTTATTTCATCGCACTAATTATGCAAACGTAAACATACATACCAAAAGTAATTCCTTCCAGTcgatctatactaatattataaatgcgaaagtgggtttgtttgtttgtctgttacacTATCACTGATACGTGAAACTCAAgcgatcatgaaattttgcatacacgttgtcaggggtacaaaaaAGGACAAAGCTTACCtaacgattaattaaaattgtatttaattagctAATGTGTTAAATAATAGCATGCGTTGCTATGTAcctctaaattattttttaaacagttaTCCAAACGACTGGCACGACACTAGACATTGATGATAAACGCAAGAAATCATGTATGTATCAACGTGTATGTATGATTAATGCTATAGAAACAAACAGggcacaaacaaataaacatgcATTTGTGTTAATTAAGAAGATATACACagattttatgtacatatacagattgattttttatattatttaaaaaaaaattagtatagataggcggacgagcaaatgggccacctgatggtaagtggtcaccaacgcccatagacattggcattgtaagaaatgttaaccatcgcttacatcgccaacgtgccaccaaccttgggaactaagatgttatgtcccttgtgcctgtaattacattggttcactcaccgttcaaaccggaacacaacaatacaaagtactgctgttttgcggtagaatatctaatgagtaggttatacctacccagacaaagctctaccaccaataaaatttGACGCTTATGagtgtataatttaaaaccaaGACTAAGATAATCATTTATAGtgtttataactttaaatgccactgaataaataattaacgtaataagagaaagaatatatatatataaacttatttatggGACTTTCCTTATATAAGTACTtacctatactaaaaataaacttactcaGTCAAATTGACCAAGCTAGACCATAAAACGGTGCCGCTGCAATGTTATGGACAAGGTATGGCGCCCACGGTCCTACCCTACGAAATCGATATAAAACAAGTTCAAGGGCAGCCTTTGATAATATTAAGCTTGCCATCCACTATGTTCGCGCTCCAACTATGCAGTTGCGCACTGCAACTGATTTAGTACACGGTACGCGCAACACAAGTGCCGTTGGCTGTTACAACAAACATGCTGAGCGAACATGTCGTCTTTAGAATAGTAGCTAGTGCTGCATATACTAATAAACACTTAAATAcacagtttaattttattattcattataaatatcctCCTCGGTTTTGTCTGACGTTTAGTAGaagttattttatcaatatcatcACAGAGTTAAACATTTGTGTCCAGACCACTCCATAGCTATGGATTCGTGGTTACTGAGCGCCGAGCGCGATGCAGGACACGTAGGCGTACGTACCTTTGTTTTTACTATGTTAGCGTTTACCAATACAGCGCTCGCCACGGAGCTTGCAAAGTATGTCGCTCCAGAAGCGTGTACATGATATCCACCACTGGAGCCGAGCAGCAACAAATGCAGTTGAGAACAAACATACCGAAAATCCAGCTTTAGaaaagctatttatttaaaaacaaacaataatttaaaatcaacagtacaataacagcctgtgaatatcccactgctgggctaaggcctcctctcccttttgggaagaaggtttggagcttattccactacgctgctccaattcgggttgttggaatacacatgtgacggaatttccgtgaaattcgacacatgcaggtttcctcacgatgttttccttcaccgtcaaacacgagatgaattataataacaaattaagcacatgaaaattcagtggtgcttgtccgggtttgaacccacgttcatcggtcaagattcacgcgttcttaccactcggccatctcggcttttaaaatcaacaattaaaataaaacaacaataaaatatatgtcgCTTTGTAAGGtatttatgcatataaaataGAAGTTTACAAAATTCAATAGTAAAAACTCTGAGTAATTCGATAAGGATAAGGACCTATTTACTTGAGATGCGGACTAGGCAGCAGGCACGTGTTGCTTTTCTTGACCCTACCGAGTGAAGGTTTAATATCGATAAAGAGACAATCATTCTCATTTCGCAGAAAATATAGTtacgtaaaatgtaaaaaaaaatataaaacaaataatgaaatgaacTAGAACGTTTAATGTATTAAGTAAACAAGGCACTAATTAAACGTgcattaatattatgtacatattatataaacaattgatacccaaataaataaatatacaatagatATGTGACCTCTTTATTGGAATGGCATAAGGCAAATGCTTATTGACATCTCTAAAGTTTTATTCTGTggcaataaattattgaaatataatatgattttttacgTGACCTTAAACTAAAGCAAAAAAGTGGCCAATAACAACTATAACACTTTTGATCATGATTTACAGGTAATAACCCTTGTTAGTTGAGCTCGAGTatcctatataaaaatactgcgattaaaaaacataaacaaacatcgttgtatgtacatacatgtaAGACAAGGTTATAgacatttcataaattaaaagacACTTTCTTGAACGTTGTTTATACGAACGTTAAAGGCGAACCTCATTATAATGGTACGACAATTGTGCGATACCATCAACAATcgaacgaataaaaatataacaacacgAAGCACATCGAGAGAGGAGTATTATTTGAAATGACCATTGTCAGTTGagctaatattatgaatgaagtTATAGTTTCCGATCACATCGTGTCTATACAAGGCGATGGGGTTAATTTTTTCTCGAAATGTATCATTAGGTTATCGAGAACATGCTTCAGTCATATGGACACTTTAAGTGGTCAATAAGCAATGTTTTCTCTATCTGACCCCAGACTCCTTAAGGTTACAATTCTTATCGTTATGACTGTCTTACGCACATAAGATAGTGGGATATAATAAATGGGACTTGTTTGCGGATGTTTTATTCAGTATCGAATGTTTAGTGAACTTATTTGACCATTTGTTATTGACCGAGTTGTATAAGTGAGTTCTAATAAATTTGCAGACGatccaattaataattattttatcatacaaGTTTCGTAcagtctattttaatatttgaatattgtttttttacaggGAACCAGCGAACAAAGCCGCCGTGGGCAGCAAGACGAGGAACGATTGTATCGTTCCCGTGGCCCGAAATACGCAAGAGTTCCATCAAAGCCTACACTTTCCGCATCAACAACCTGCACATCTCTCGCAACGTCCTGCGGCTCTCAGGGGACACTTGTTCCTAACTACGCTACAATTCCCGAGATTGTATCTACGGAGAGCAGTAGTGAGGACGAACAAGATTCCTTCGAAAAAACCCGTCGTCATTTCCAACAGCTTCGCCAAATCAGTCTAGGCAACGAATTCAAATACAAAATGGAGATGGAGATTAAAAGCGCTAAGGAAGAAAATTTGCGCAATTCTATACCTTTTGTGAAGCAATTGAGCACAGAGAGTAATAGAGTCAAAACTGATTACACAATCAATAGGGAGACCCAACCCTATGGACCAACGACACAGCGACTCTACCTTTGGACCCAGGTTAGtttattgtgaaatattaattttattgtattttttacaaaatacgatTGTTTCACTTttctcaaattattatattttcgatatttgaaaaaataagtaatttaaaaaatgaattatttacttCTTCAAGAATTCTCCTTTAGTTGATTATCAGTTTCTATTATTtagttcttaaaaatatttcctaaaAGAATGTGGGCGAAGAAACTATTCAATGTAGGTACAATAATGTTTGTATAACTAGGGATAGGTTAAGCTACGGacataaaaatacttatgtaCACGCCGTGTAAGCCTTTATAAAAGTACGAATCGCCCACTGAACTTCAGAACTTTCCGGTATAAGTTCACGTCACTACGTTTTGTTCCGGAAAGAAAATTAcgaatttaagtataaaaataatgtcgaaaaatgaaatatttgaggTGAAACGATTTCTTTAAACACTATATatgataatacatataatattttttgacgattgattattaaaaatgttaatattttgttacagaTCTTCGCTGCTTTTGCCGTATCAATGGGATCTCTTATTGTGGGCTTTTCATCAGGCTACACTTCACCAGCACTTCCCAGTATGAACAGAACTCTCACTATTACAAATGAAGAGGTAAATTAATtcaacttaattaattttattaaaaagtagttTACTTATTTCTAGAATTATGAATATaactgtttgtttttgtttacagaATAGTTGGATTGGAGGACTAATGCCGCTAGCTGCACTGGTTGGCGGCGTCGCTGGTGGTCCCCTCATTGAATATTTAGGAAGAAAATTGACAATTATGTGCACAGCAATGCCATTCTTCTTGGGTTGGATGCTTATTGCGAATGCCATGAATGTTTATATGGTTTTCGCTGGAAGAGCTCTCTGTGGAATATGCGTTGGAATAGGAAGCCTTGCGTTCCCTGTCTATCTTGGCGAAACAATTCAACCAGAAGTCCGAGGAGCATTAGGACTTTTACCTACTGCATTTGGTAATACAGGAATACTTCTAGCATTTTTTGCTGGATCCTATTTAAACTGGTCACATCTAGCATTCCTTGGCGCTGCTCTACCAGTTCCTTTCTTCTTACTAATGATCTTAACTCCCGAGACTCCGAGATGGTATGTCACAAAAGGACGAGTGGAAGATGCAAGAAAATCCCTGCAGTGGTTGAGAGGAAAGAATATAAATACCGACAAGGAAATGAGAGATTTGACGCATTCTCAAGCTGAATCAGATCTTACATCTACTGGTAACGCCTTCGGACAGCTGTTTTCAAGGAAATACCTACCGTCAGTTTTAATTGCGCTTGGTTTGATGCTGTTTCAACAATTAAGTGGTATCAATGCTGTTATATTCTATGCAtcgacaatatttaaaatggcCGGTAGCACTATTGATGAGAACTTATGCAGTATAATTATTGGCATTGTTAATTTCATATCAACGTTCATCGCTACTGCTATTATTGATCGTCTCGGCAGAAAAATGCTACTTTACATGTCATCTGTATCAATGATTATCACCTTAGTAGCAT comes from the Nymphalis io chromosome 1, ilAglIoxx1.1, whole genome shotgun sequence genome and includes:
- the LOC126771837 gene encoding facilitated trehalose transporter Tret1-like isoform X1, coding for MSFNKNNPNPMGKIMGYLKQLSTEMGTSEQSRRGQQDEERLYRSRGPKYARVPSKPTLSASTTCTSLATSCGSQGTLVPNYATIPEIVSTESSSEDEQDSFEKTRRHFQQLRQISLGNEFKYKMEMEIKSAKEENLRNSIPFVKQLSTESNRVKTDYTINRETQPYGPTTQRLYLWTQIFAAFAVSMGSLIVGFSSGYTSPALPSMNRTLTITNEENSWIGGLMPLAALVGGVAGGPLIEYLGRKLTIMCTAMPFFLGWMLIANAMNVYMVFAGRALCGICVGIGSLAFPVYLGETIQPEVRGALGLLPTAFGNTGILLAFFAGSYLNWSHLAFLGAALPVPFFLLMILTPETPRWYVTKGRVEDARKSLQWLRGKNINTDKEMRDLTHSQAESDLTSTGNAFGQLFSRKYLPSVLIALGLMLFQQLSGINAVIFYASTIFKMAGSTIDENLCSIIIGIVNFISTFIATAIIDRLGRKMLLYMSSVSMIITLVALGSYFYVREIGTDVSSYGWLPLACLVIYVLGFSIGFGPIPWLMLGEILPSRIRGTAASMATGFNWTCTFIVTKSFHNIISAINMYGTVWLFAVLCVLGLFFVIFFVPETRGKSLEEIEKKLTGGSRRVRNLNINKPIQNGC
- the LOC126771837 gene encoding facilitated trehalose transporter Tret1-like isoform X2; translation: MEMEIKSAKEENLRNSIPFVKQLSTESNRVKTDYTINRETQPYGPTTQRLYLWTQIFAAFAVSMGSLIVGFSSGYTSPALPSMNRTLTITNEENSWIGGLMPLAALVGGVAGGPLIEYLGRKLTIMCTAMPFFLGWMLIANAMNVYMVFAGRALCGICVGIGSLAFPVYLGETIQPEVRGALGLLPTAFGNTGILLAFFAGSYLNWSHLAFLGAALPVPFFLLMILTPETPRWYVTKGRVEDARKSLQWLRGKNINTDKEMRDLTHSQAESDLTSTGNAFGQLFSRKYLPSVLIALGLMLFQQLSGINAVIFYASTIFKMAGSTIDENLCSIIIGIVNFISTFIATAIIDRLGRKMLLYMSSVSMIITLVALGSYFYVREIGTDVSSYGWLPLACLVIYVLGFSIGFGPIPWLMLGEILPSRIRGTAASMATGFNWTCTFIVTKSFHNIISAINMYGTVWLFAVLCVLGLFFVIFFVPETRGKSLEEIEKKLTGGSRRVRNLNINKPIQNGC